The Ranitomeya variabilis isolate aRanVar5 chromosome 7, aRanVar5.hap1, whole genome shotgun sequence genome includes a window with the following:
- the LOC143786186 gene encoding chemerin-like receptor 1, with product MEHEVFENFCYEFWDLLHSEDLRALSPSTDNPTPVQYFSFVLSIITCIIGFTANLLVIVITGFLMKNNKYKIWFLNLAFADFAFLLFLPLKAVSVLRGRWPLWSIVCKFYNFLTFVNMYASIYILTVLTIDRALSVAKPIWHLRFYSKNFCCFMCALIWVSSALCSIPAIIYSDVHEEQCTLSYYDTSLVANVLSYRLEEDEMHDEPRENCGNRSHFSDSERSEIVTEWTERTITTVRIVVPLALVGYCIPLCVIVSSNIIIAFHVKNSRMVATSRLYRLVIIGMMSFFCTRTPYVLTYITFLVSAYTMDMKLWYKLSVFLPLLFTISATNSLLNPVIYVLVIKQARHELLHFWGRSRLRVTQRFSTTLSSHHYKAPAPADPMVSARTLSDDNRAVVL from the coding sequence ATGGAACATGAAGTGTTTGAAAACTTCTGTTATGAATTCTGGGATTTATTACATTCAGAAGATCTAAGAGCCTTATCTCCTAGCACAGACAATCCAACCCCTGTCCAGTACTTCAGCTTTGTGCTCTCCATAATCACTTGTATCATCGGATTTACCGCCAACCTTCTTGTCATCGTCATCACTGGATTCTTAATGAAGAATAACAAATATAAAATCTGGTTCCTGAACTTGGCTTTTGCTGATTTTGCCTTTCTTCTGTTTCTACCCCTCAAGGCTGTGTCTGTATTAAGAGGAAGATGGCCGCTTTGGTCAATCGTGTGTAAATTCTACAACTTCCTTACCTTTGTTAATATGTACGCCAGTATTTACATCCTCACGGTGCTGACTATTGATCGCGCCTTGTCTGTCGCAAAACCAATATGGCACCTGAGGTTTTATTCTAAAAATTTTTGCTGCTTTATGTGTGCACTCATCTGGGTTTCATCGGCCCTATGTAGTATTCCAGCCATCATCTATAGTGATGTACATGAAGAACAATGCACACTGTCTTACTATGACACTTCTCTTGTTGCAAACGTATTAAGTTACAGATTAGAAGAAGATGAGATGCACGATGAGCCAAGAGAAAACTGCGGAAATCGCTCACACTTTTCAGATTCTGAAAGAAGTGAGATAGTCACGGAATGGACGGAAAGGACTATTACAACAGTGCGCATTGTAGTGCCGCTTGCATTGGTTGGTTATTGCATCCCGCTGTGTGTGATCGTGTCCTCCAACATCATCATAGCTTTCCATGTGAAGAATTCCAGGATGGTGGCAACTTCCAGACTCTACAGATTGGTGATTATTGGAATGATGAGCTTTTTCTGTACCAGAACTCCATATGTTTTGACCTATATCACTTTCTTGGTGTCTGCCTACACAATGGATATGAAGTTGTGGTATAAACTATCTGTCTTTTTGCCGCTGTTATTTACCATATCGGCTACTAATAGTTTACTGAATCCGGTAATTTATGTTCTAGTAATAAAGCAAGCAAGACATGAACTTCTTCATTTTTGGGGACGAAGTAGATTGAGAGTGACACAAAGGTTTTCAACAACTTTGTCTAGTCATCACTACAAAGCGCCTGCGCCTGCTGATCCAATGGTGTCTGCCAGGACGTTAAGTGATGACAATCGCGCTGTGGTTCTATGA